AATAAAAAAACTGTTGTTAATAAAACTTGCAGGAACTAAGATTAAAAACAATAAGAATATCACCTTTTCTAAGATAAGAGGAGTAAAATAATTAACATTAAATTACTTAAATTAGACAATAGGAAATTTTATGAAAGAGGAGAATCTAAAATTATGAAATTAAAAAGAGTTTTAACTACATCGTTTATGGCGGCTGCTCTTACAGCAACAGCGGCAGTTTCTAAAGATACAGATATTTTGCATAACAAGCAAATTGTTCAAAATACGAATATAACAGGGGATATGTACAGTGCACAAAATGCGTTTTCGGCAGTTTACGAGAAGGCGAAGGATTCAGTTGTAAACATAAGAACTAAAAAAACAATTGTGGTGGAAACATATAATCCGCTTGAAGCGTTTTTATTTGGAACATCTGGAAGAAGACAGCAAAGACGTGAATCTGGAAGTTTGGGTTCTGGATTTATAATTTCGAGTGATGGATATATGATGACAAATAATCACGTTATTGACGGAGCTGATGAAATTTATGTAAAATTATCTGACGGACATGAATATTTGGCAAAATTAGTCGGGACATCACCAGAAGTGGATATTGCAATTTTAAAAGTAAATGCCAACAGAACGTTTAAACCATTGAAATTTGCTGATTCCGATAGTATAAAAATTGGACACTGGGCAATTGCATTTGGAAATCCGTTAGGGCTAAACAGTTCGATGACAGTGGGAGTAATTGGAGCCTCTGGAAGAAGTTCGTTAGGAATTGAGCAAGTTGAGAACTTTATTCAGACGGATGCTTCTATTAATCAAGGAAACAGTGGTGGCCCGCTTCTTAACATTAATGGGGATGTTATCGGTGTAAATACTGCGATTTATTCTACAAATGGAGGAAGTGTCGGATTAAGTTTTGCAATTCCATCAAACTTGGCTGAAAACGTAAGAGATTCCATAATAAAAAATGGTAGATATGAACGTCCATACATTGGAATTTCTGTACTTGATTTGACACAGGAAATTAAACGAGAGAGAAGAATTTCGTATTCAACAGGTATTTTAATACAACAAGTTTATCCAAATTCGCCGGCAGCAAAATACGGACTAAAAGCAAATGATTTGATCCTTGAAATCAATGGAAAACGTGTAACATCAGCAGGAGCATTCATTGGAGAGCTTGCAGCTAAGAAAATTGGAGAAACAGTTAATCTGAAAGTTGTATCAAATGGAAAAGAAAAAAATATTTCTATGAAGTTGGAATCATTTAATTATCAACAACAAAGACTTCAACAAAGAAGATAATAATTATTAGAAGTTATAAAAAAATAGGCTTTCCCGAAACATTTTTTGAGATAGCCTTTTTTAATTTTTTTTATATTTATTCATTTTCATAATCAATTTTTTTAAACAGCATTTTTATATCAAGTCCATCTTTTCTGTTTTCCAGATAAATTTCCCCGTCATTTAGTAAGATTATATCTTTCATAATTGAAAGCCCAAGTCCTGCACCTTTTTTAGTATTTTTACCTTGAAAATTACAATTAAACAATTTTTTCTTTTCCCAATTTTTGTCTTGTTTTTTTTATTGTGCTGTCGAGAAGGTTGTCGCTGGCTTCCCAACCCCATATTTTTTCAACAATTCTATCCCGTGAAACAATTTCCTCTTTATGTTCAATCAATAGCTTAACTAATTCAAATTCCGTCTTTGTCAATAAGATAGGTTTATCTTCCAAATAGACAGAATAATTTTCTGTATTTAATTTTAAAGTTTTGTAGACAATCTGGGAAACTTTCTCCTTTCTAATATTTATATCAATTCTTGTATCAAGCTCCAAAAAATCAAAAGGTTTTGTAACATAATCGCTCGCTCCTGATTTTAATAATTCAACTTTTTCTTCCGTATTATTTTTCGCAGAAACAACAATTATTGGAACTTTCGATATTTTTCTAACATTTTTACAAACTTCATTCCCTTCCATCGAAGGAAGTCCCAAATCCAGAAGCATCAAATCATAAAAGTCCCTTTTTTTGTCAATTTCATTTAATGCATCAATTCCATTTTCGATTATTGTTATTTCGTGATTTTTTCGTTCCAGCTGTAATTTTAAAATCCGTGATATTTTTTTATCATCTTCAACAATCAGTATTTTTCCCATTTTTATTTTATCTTTTTCCTTCCTAAAAATTTATTCAGTTTAAATTCATTTTTAAATTTATTTTTTGTGGTATTATTAATTATCAAAATATTATATCTAACATTTTACAACAAAAATAAGAAGATGTAAATTAAATAACTAATAATTTTTTCATTTAAAATAATAATCTTAAAAATAAAACTGGAACTTTTCATAAGTTTCTTTTTTATTTTTTTGAAGCAAAGAAAAAAAATAATAAATTTAAATATATTTGTATAAATAATTTCAGAGTGGTCATAGCCACTCTGTTTTCCTTGAAAAAAATTTTTTAAAATATACAAAAACAAAAATCACAAAAAATCTTTAAATTTTATAGCCTAATTCTATTACCATATTCTTATCTTTTTCTATTGTTGTTCCTGTAGTTGTTAAAAAATTTCCTGTAAGTGCAGAATTGATTCCACATTTTAAACCATCTTTTACATAATTTCCTAATTTAATTCTTCCTCCAGCATATCTTAAATGAATTTTGGGCATAATAAAACGGTAAATAGATATAGTCTTTAAAATTTCTAATGGCTCTACTGCTTTATTATTCTCAAATGGAGTTCCAGGAATTGGAGTTAAAATATTTATCGGAACAGAATTGACTTTCAATTCTTTCAAATCAAATGCCATATCAATCCTATCTTCAATAGTTTCCCCTAAACCAAATATTCCTCCACTACAAACATTTAACCCAATTGCTTTTGCATTTTTTATAGTATTAACTCTATCATCATAAGTGTGAGATGTACAGACATTAGGATAAAATCTTCTCGATGTTTCTAGATTGTGATGATACGTCGAAATACCTGCATTAGCCAATTTTTGTAATGCTTCTTTTGTACAGATACCGTGAGAAGCACAAAGGCTTAATTTATCAGTATGTTTTCGTAAAAATTCATAAATTTCAACTAATTTATCCAATTCTTTCTCATTTCCATTAAATCCTCTACCGCTTGTTACAAGTGAAAATCTATGAGCACCTTCATTTTCATTTCTTTTAGCTTCACAAAGTGCTATTTCCTTTGAAATAAGTCCATAGACGTCTACTGCTGTTTTAAAATGAACTGACTGTGCACAGTATTTGCAGTTTTCGGAGCACTTTCCAGATTTTGCATTAATAATGGTGCATAAATCAAAATTTTTTCCACAGAATGTTTCTCTAATTTGATTTGCTGCTTCAAAAAGTATGTTTAAAGTTTCCATATCATTGTTAGGAATTTGTGATAAAGAAATTGCCTCTTTACGAGTTATCTCGTATTTTTCATTTATAATTTTATTTTTTAAATTTGATATAAATTTAACTAGGTCAATTTGATTATTATTATTTTTTGACATTTCTTTTTTTCCTTTCTTTGTATTCAAAAAATTGTATTAATCGAAGATACAATAATATAAATAAAAAATCTCCTAAAATTTTTATAAAGGAGATTTTTCGTTCAACAAATAAAATAACTTAATTTTTATTTTTTTTTATAAATTTCCATAATCTTGGAAATAAAAGAGTTGCAGCAACTGCTTTTAGCATATCTCCAGGAATAAAAGGAAGTACACCGGCCATAAATACATTTTTAATAGGCACAAATAACATCAATACTAATGCACCTAATATCAAAATAATGACACTTACAAGTAATAGTGAAAGAAATGTCTTCACATAAGATTTTGCAATACCTTTATCAGATAAAAATCCTAAAATTACTGTAGCTGCAATATATCCTAAAATATATCCTCCTGTTGGTGAAAACAACGAACCTGCTTTAAATCCAGCAAAAATTGGAGCTCCTAAACTACCTGCTGCAACATAGGAAAGCACAGTTGCTGTTCCCAATTTTCTACCATATAATAACGCTATTAATATTATTCCAAGCGATCCTAGTGAAATAGGTACAGGAGTAAAATAAAGCGGTATTATAAGTTGCGACATTATTGATAAAAATATAACTCCGCTCAATACCAAAAAGATACTTTTTAAAAATTCTTTTTCTTTTGTTTTAATTTTTATGCTGTTACTTAAAATATTTTGTTTCATAAAAATACCTCCATTATTTTAATTTTATAATATTATAGCACATGTTATTTATATAATTATAACACCTGTTATATAAAAAGTCAACAAATTTTTTTAACGAACACTTTAATATTACTAAATAATATATTAATAACCCAAGTGCAACAAAAATCAAGAATTTTTTATTCAGTTTAAATTCATTTAAATGTTAATGTTACTTATCTTAAAAATATTATATCAAAAATGTTTAAAAATAAAGGAGAAATTGTAAAAACAAGTTTTGTTCCATTTTATAGAAAATTTAATATTGGAATTTTTAAAAGAAAAGTTGCCTAATTAAAATACATTTTACTAACTTTCTCAAATTATAAAGAACTGTTAAGAAAATAAATTTTTCAAACGGTTCTTTTTTTCTTAAAATTTTATTAAATAATATTTTTTAAATCAATTTATTTGGCATTCAAACGAAAAAAATTTAGATTAAAAATATGATTTTAAATGTATAATAAAGGTGTATTTATTAAATTACTTAGAATTATTTATAATATATATGTAATTATATAAAAAATATATATTATATATCGTTGACACAATTAACGATTAGTAATATAATTGAAGTATGATTGAAAAGTTATGTTAGGAGGACAACAATATGTCTATGAGTAAAAATTTGAACTCTAATAATATGAGTTTAACGTATAAGATTTTGGCTAAAAATCTTTTGAAGGGTGAATTAAAGGCGGGGAATGAAATTGCGGTTAGAGTTCATCAGACACTTACACAGGATTCCACGGGAACGATGGCTTATTTACAGTTAAATGCGATGAATGTTGATAAAGTTGCAACTGAGATTTCTGTGGCTTATGTTGATCACAATATGTTGCAGTCAAGTTTTGAGAATGCAGATGATCATGAATTTATTAAAACGTCGGCTGAAAAGCATAACATTGTTTTTTCAAAACCAGGAAATGGGATTTGTCACAGATTGCATCTGGAGAGATTTGGAAAGCCAGGGAAAATATTAATTGGTTCAGATAGTCATACTCCCACTGGGGGAGGACTTGGAATGCTTGCGATTGGAGCAGGAGGGCTTGATGTTGCGATTGGAATGGCACGGGGACTTTATTATTTGAAAGTGCCGAAAGTTTATAATATCGAGCTGAAAGGGAAATTGCAGCCCTGGGTGTCGGCAAAAGATGTTATTTTATACGTCTTGAAACAGCTTACAGTAAAAGGTGGAGTAGGATATGTAATGGAATATACTGGTGATGGGATTAAATCTTTATCAGTTGAGGACAGGGCGACAATTACCAATATGGGAGCTGAATTAGGAGCGACAACATCAATTTTTCCAAGTGATGAATATACAAGGACTTTTTTGGAAAAACAGTCACGTGGAGAAGATTTTACAGAATTACTGCCTGATGAGAATGCGTTTTATGATGATAAGCTAGTTGTCAATTTGGATGAATTGGTGCCACTTGCGGCTTTTCCTCATAGTCCTGACAATGTGCATGAAATTTCAAAGTATAAGAAACTAAAAGTCGATCAGATTGCAATTGGTTCATGTACAAATTCGTCTTATTCTGATTTTATGAAACTTGCGGCAATTTTAGACGGGAAAAAAGTTCATCCGGATGTGAGCCTTGTATTATCACCTGGTTCAAGCAATATTATGAAAATGATTTCTGAAAATAATGCGTTGGCAAAATTTATTGCAGCTGGGGCAAGATTACTGGAAGCTGCGTGCGGGCCTTGTATTGGAATGGGGCAGGCACCAAAGACGGATGGAATTTCGCTTAGAACGTTTAACAGAAATTTTAAGGGAAGATGTGGAACAATGAGTGCAGGAGTTTATTTAGTGAGTACAGAAACAGCGGCTGCGTCAGCAATTACAGGATATTTGACAGATCCTAGGGAATTGGGGGCAGAAATCATTGTAGAAGAGCCTGAAAAATTTGAAATATCAGATAACTATTTTATTTTCCCAAATCCAAATGAAGAGGAAGCAAAAAGAGAAAGGGAAGCAGTGAAAATTGTAATGGGGCCTAACATTAAGCCGTTTCCGATTGGGGAAGCATTACAGGACAGTATCACACGAAAAGTTATCTTAAAGACAGGAGATAACATCACGACAGATGATATTTGTCCATCAAATGCCGCATTATTACCATTCCGTTCAAATATTCCAAAATTATCTGAACATTGCTTTGAAACAATAATTCCTGATTTTAAGGAAAGAGCTGAAAAAAATAATGGTGGAATAGTTGTGGGTGGAGAAAATTATGGGCAAGGTTCAAGTAGAGAGCACGCCGCATTGTTACCGCTTTATCTTGGTATAAAGGCAGTTATCGCAAAATCATTCGCAAGAATCCACAAGGCAAACTTAATAAACAGTGGAATTATACCGCTAGAATTTGAAAATGCGGAAGATTACGACAAAATTGACGAATACGACGAATTACAGTTGTCAGATATTCCAAATTCATTAATAAATGGAAGATTTATTGTAAAAAATATTACTAAAAATGTTGAATTTCCTGCAAAATTTAATGGTTCAGAAAGAGAGCTTAAAATATTAAAATTTGGTGGATATTTGAAATTTGCGACAAGTGACGAGTTTTTGAGTTAGTATTTCAAAATAATTAAAATATAATTTTTTTAAAATAAACAAAAAATATTATTAAACAAAATAATTTAACACTAAATCCTATTGGAAAATGGAACATTCACTGTTTAAATGGGATTTAGTTTGTATAAAATTTGAAAAAAGAAAGAGTGGTTTATTATGAAGAAAGTGACATTAATACCAGGGGATGGGATTGGATATGAAATATCTGAAAGTTTAGTGGAAATTTTTAAGGCTGCGAAAGTTCCTGTGGAATTTGAAACTGAAAATGCGGGGACAGATATTTATGAAAAAACTGGAGAATTGATTCCTGATAGCCTTTATGAAAGTGTTGAAAGAAATAAAATCGCTATAAAGGGGCCGATTACTACGCCAATTGGGAAAGGATTTAGAAGTATAAATGTGTATCTTAGAAAAAAATACGATTTATATACAAATTTTAGGCCATCAAGAAATTTGCCAGGAATTAAGACTCGGTATGAAAATATTGATTTGGCAATTTTTAGGGAAAATACGGAAGGGATTTATATTGGTGAGGAAAAGTATGAAAATGACGAAAAGACAAGTGCGATTGCTATAAAAAGAATTACGAAGAAAGGTAGTGAACGTATTGTCAGAAGTGCATTTGAATATGCAAAAAATAACGGGATTTCCAAAGTTACAGCTGTGCATAAGGCAAATATACTGAAATTTACTGATGGAATGTTTTTGGAAATTGCAAGGGAAGTTGCAAAAAACTATGAAGGAATTGAGCTGGAAGAGCTTATTGTTGACAATATGTGTATGCAGCTTGTTACAAATCCAGAAAGATTTAAAGTAATTGTTACGATGAATTTATACGGAGATATTTTATCGGACTTAGTGGCTGGGCTTGTGGGAGGACTTGGAGTTGCTCCTGGAGCAAATATTGGAGATGATATTGCCATTTTTGAAGCGGTACACGGCTCTGCACCTGATATTGCAGGACAAAATAAGGCAAACCCGCTTGCACTATTGCTTTCGTCACTAGAAATGCTAAAATATTTAAAGCTGAATGACTTTGCAAAAAATATAGAAAATGCTATTTTAAAGACACTGGAAGAAGGATGTAAAACAAAAGATTTAGGTGGAAATGCTACAACGACTGAATTTACAAAAAAAATTATTGAAAATTTAGGATAGGAGGGCATTATGAAAAGTGATTTTATAAATGAACTCGGTGTTTTATTTAATCAGAATAATTCAATTTCAGATGATATTTACAATAGACTGGACGTAAAAAGAGGGCTTAGGAATAAAAATGGAACGGGAGTTTTAGTCGGGCTGACAAAAATTGGTTCAGTTCTGGGATATTCAGTGAATGAGGAAGGAAAAAAAATTCCAGCGGAAGGTAAACTTTATTATCGGGGAATTTCAATTGATGAACTTGTTGAGCAATTTGAGGAGGAGAGGACATTTTGCTTTGAAAAAACGATGTTTTTGCTGCTTTTTGGAAAAGTTCCGTCTAACTTTGAATTAAAGATGTTTTTAAGTACATTGAAGGAATATAGGCACTTGCCTGATGAATTTATAGAGGATTTTATCTTGCGAAAACCGAGTGCAGATATAATGAATCAGCTACAAAGAGCGGTTTTATGCCTTTATACATTGGACGAGAATCCAGATGATGTGAGTCTGTCAAATTTGATTGATCAGTCCTTGAATTTAATTGCAAAATTTCCGAGTTTGCTGGTTTACTGTTATCAGGCCTGTAATTATAAACATTTTAACAAGAGTTTGATAATTCATAATCCAGTCGAGGAATACAGCATTGCTGAAAATATTCTACATATGCTTAGAAATGACAGCCAATTCACAAAACTGGAATCTGAAATATTGGATTTAATTTTAGTTATACACGCAGAACATGGTGGAGGAAACAATTCAACATTCACTTCGCACGTAATTTCTTCCACAAGGACAGACACATATTCTTCAATTTCCGCTTCAATTGGTTCATTGAAAGGGCCTATGCACGGTGGAGCAAATTCAATGGTTACTAAAATGATAGAAAACATAAAAAAAAATACAAATCCTTATGACGAGATAAAACTTAAAGAATATTTAAGACAGATATTTGAAGGAAAAGTATTTGACAAAACAGGGCGAATTTATGGTATGGGGCACGCAGTTTATACAATTTCGGATCCACGTGCCGAGATTTTGAAAAAAAAGGCTTACGAACTGGCAAAAGAAAAAAATGCATTTGAAGAATTTGAGCTTTTTTCAAATGTTGAAAAATTTGCTAAGGAAATTGGGAAAGAGATAAAAGGTGGAGATTTTGAAATTTGTGCAAATGTTGACTTGTATTCGGGGTTTGTATATAAACTTCTGAATATTCCACAAAATATATTTACACCATTATTTGCATTGTCGAGAATAGCAAGCTGGAATGCACACAGGATGGAGCAGATTCTTGTTGATAAGAAATTAATCCGTCCAGCATACAAGGCAATTGATGAAGATGGAAATATATTTTTATAATTTTTTTAGGACAGGGAGAAAATTTTATTCTCCTTGTTTTTTATATACTTTCGCCATTGTCATTTTGGAATTTTTGGGATATAATAAATTGATGTTTCTTGAAAGGAGATATGTCGTGAGCAAATATAAAGAAGTTTATAATGATATAAAGGAAAAAATAACAAATGGGACATTTAAGGCCAGGGAATTTTTGAAAAGTGAATCGGAACTGGCACGTAAGTATGCGTATTCTAAAGACACTATAAGAAAAGCACTTTCTATGCTTGAACTGGATGGATATATTCAAAAGATAAAAGGTAAAAATTCAATGGTTCTTGAAAATGGGCGGTTTAAAAACAGCTTATCAAACTTAAGAACTTCAAAGGAGCTTAATAAAATTGAAAATATTGATATTAATACTAATCTGGTTGAATTGAATATTGTTAATGGAATTAGCGAGATTATGGATATTTTTGAAGTGTCTGAGGATGTTTCATTTTATAGGGTTTCACGTACACGTGTGCTGGATGGGGAGGCTCTTGAATATGAAATTACCTATTTTGACAAAAGAGTTGTACCATTTTTGGACAAAAATATTGTCGAAAGCTCAATTTATGATTATCTGGAAAAAAAACTACATTTAAAAATATCACATTCACGACGGGAAATAAAATTTAGATATGCCACTGAAAATGAAAAAAAATATATGGATTTAAAAAATTTTGATTCTGTTGTTGTAATAGAAAGTCATACATACTTATCCAATGGGACACTATTTCAATATGGCGTAAATTCATACAGGCCTGACAAATTTGCATTTTCAACAGTAGCAAAAAGATAAGACTAGGACTGTTAGAAAAACTTGTAAGGAGGTTCTTTTGAAAAATGAGAATTTTAGTAATTGAAGATGAAAAAAATTTAAACGATATAATTACAAAAAAATTAAAGATGGAAAAATATGGGGTTGATAGCTGTTTTGATGGGACAGATGCCCTTGATTATATTTTTTCGGCTGAATATGATGTTATTGTTTCTGATATTATGCTGCCAGGAATAGACGGATTTGAGATTTTGAGAACAATACGTGAAAGAGGGATAAAAACACCTGTTTTACTGCTTACTGCGAGAGATGGGATAGAAGACAGGGTAAAAGGGCTTGATTATGGAGCGGATGACTATCTTGTAAAACCATTTGCCTTTGACGAGCTTATGGCAAGAATAAGGGTGCTTTTACGTAGAAATCCAGCAACTAGCAATTCAAATGCAAGCAATGTCTTTACAATCGCAAATTTAACTGTTAATTGTAATTCACACGATGTTTTCCGTGATAAGATTCCGATAAAACTGTCAACAAGGGAATTTACAATTTTGGAATATATGATTAGAAATAAGGAACGGGTATTATCAAGAGAACAAATTGAACAGCATATCTGGAATTACGATTATGAGGGAGGAACAAATGTGATTGATGTTTATATTCGGTATTTACGGCGAAAAATTGATAAAGATTTTGAACCAAAGCTGATTCATACAATTCGTGGGGTTGGATATGTGTTAAAAGCTGAATAGGCTTTGAATTTAAATAAAATAAGGAATAAAAAATAATGAAAAGATTTTTTAATAACAGTTCGATAAAGCTGAAAATTGGTTTATGGTATATGGGAATAATGATACTGCTTGTATTTTCATCACTGGCTATAGTTTTTTATATAAGTGAAAACATTATCCATTCAAGTGTTCGTACTTACTTAAAAGATGTTGTCAATCATAGACTTGATTATTTAACGATAAAAAATGGGGAAATTATTATTGACAGCAATTTTGATACAATGATTCAGAATGTGGAAATTGCCATTTATGACAAGGATTTTAAGTTTCTTTATGGAAATTCGCCAAATGGCTTTGAGATGGATAATAGTAAATCTAAAGACGATAAAATTATGATAATTAGAAGCAGTAATCAGAAATGGTATGTCTATAACAAAACGATTAAACTGGATAATTATGGAAAAGTATGGATTAGAGGGGTAATGCCTAATATTGGACAGTCAAGTGCGATTGAGACAGTCATTCAGATTTCTATTATAATTTTACCATTTTTCCTTATACTTTCAGCAATTGGTGGTTATGTCATTACAAGAAATGCCTTTAGGCCAATTGAACAAATTAGAAGAATAGCGGAAAAAATTAACGAAGGAAATGACTTATCACAACGGATTAATTTAAAAAAAGGTGATGATGAGCTTCATACACTTGCAAACACCTTTGATGTAATGTTTGACAGGCTTCAGACGTCCTTTGAAAATGAAGTACAGTTTACTTCTGATGTTTCGCATGAGCTTAGAACTCCAATTACAGTTATCCTAACACAGGCAGAATATGGAAAAGGCTATATAAATTCAGTTGAAGAAGCCAAGAAGTCCTTTGGAATTATAGAAAAGGAAGGGCAGAAAATGTCAAAACTGGTGTCGCAGCTATTAACTTTGGCAAGGATGGAACGTGGAAAGCAGAAGTTAAATTTGGAACATATTGATTTAAGTGAATTGATTGAAATGACGGTAGAAACACAAATTTCAAGTGCAAAAGCGAAAAATATAAAATTTATTACAAAAATCGCTCCTGCAATTTATGCAAATATTGACGAAATGATGATGATGCGTGTCTTTACAAATTTAATTTCAAATGCAATCTGCTATGGAAAGCAGAACGGGACAGTAACGATAGAACTGTTTTCTGAAAATGATAAAATTATCAGCAAAATTTCTGATGATGGAATAGGAATTGAAAAAGATAAGCTGGATAAAATCTGGTTACGGTTTTACCAGGTGGATTCTTCCAAAAGCGGTGATAATTCCGGACTTGGACTTTCGATGGTGAAAAAAATTATAGAGTTACATAATGGAGAAATTTTTGTAGAAAGTGAATTTGGAAAAGGTACAACTTTTACAATAATTTTAGAAAAAATTTTATAAAAGTAACTGAATAAAAACAACACTATAATTAATTACTTAAATTTACTGGAAAATTATACTATAACTAGACTTTTAATATAAAATAATATACAAAAACTCAAAAATTTTCAAAAAATGAAAAAAATTTAGAAGTTCTCATTTTTCTTTAATGTTTATATGGTATTATAAATTTGTCAGAAAGAGTGGTACATTAGCTCAATATTAGTACCAAATTATTACTCGAGTAAAAATGGGCATTTTATAAAAATTGCTTATGTGAAAAATGAAAAAATTAGATTTAGAGGAAAGGAGAAAATTTATTAAGTAATTGTATATTTTGAAGAAAAAAGTCAAATTATAGATAATAATAGACATAATTACAAGGAAAGGGATGATAAGCTATGAAGAGGAAATTTCTTAAGATGACATTATTCGGAATGTTAATCATCAGTTCATTAATTTTTTCAGGTAATAAGGAAAGAAAAAAAATAACTTCAATTAAAGCAAAGCAAATAGCCTTAGCTAAAGTCCCTGGAGCAACATTTGCAAATGTTCTGGAGTTTGATTCAGAAAATACTAATCTTTATAAAGGACAAATTAGTTATAGAGGTGTTGCTTATAACTTTGAAATTGATGTTTATACTGGGAAAATAATTAATTGGAGTGAAGAAAATAAATAAAAATTAAAAAATGAGTTATGGAGAAAAATTATGATAAATAAAATTA
The window above is part of the Leptotrichia trevisanii DSM 22070 genome. Proteins encoded here:
- a CDS encoding S1C family serine protease codes for the protein MKLKRVLTTSFMAAALTATAAVSKDTDILHNKQIVQNTNITGDMYSAQNAFSAVYEKAKDSVVNIRTKKTIVVETYNPLEAFLFGTSGRRQQRRESGSLGSGFIISSDGYMMTNNHVIDGADEIYVKLSDGHEYLAKLVGTSPEVDIAILKVNANRTFKPLKFADSDSIKIGHWAIAFGNPLGLNSSMTVGVIGASGRSSLGIEQVENFIQTDASINQGNSGGPLLNINGDVIGVNTAIYSTNGGSVGLSFAIPSNLAENVRDSIIKNGRYERPYIGISVLDLTQEIKRERRISYSTGILIQQVYPNSPAAKYGLKANDLILEINGKRVTSAGAFIGELAAKKIGETVNLKVVSNGKEKNISMKLESFNYQQQRLQQRR
- a CDS encoding response regulator transcription factor, with product MGKILIVEDDKKISRILKLQLERKNHEITIIENGIDALNEIDKKRDFYDLMLLDLGLPSMEGNEVCKNVRKISKVPIIVVSAKNNTEEKVELLKSGASDYVTKPFDFLELDTRIDINIRKEKVSQIVYKTLKLNTENYSVYLEDKPILLTKTEFELVKLLIEHKEEIVSRDRIVEKIWGWEASDNLLDSTIKKTRQKLGKEKIV
- the bioB gene encoding biotin synthase BioB; protein product: MSKNNNNQIDLVKFISNLKNKIINEKYEITRKEAISLSQIPNNDMETLNILFEAANQIRETFCGKNFDLCTIINAKSGKCSENCKYCAQSVHFKTAVDVYGLISKEIALCEAKRNENEGAHRFSLVTSGRGFNGNEKELDKLVEIYEFLRKHTDKLSLCASHGICTKEALQKLANAGISTYHHNLETSRRFYPNVCTSHTYDDRVNTIKNAKAIGLNVCSGGIFGLGETIEDRIDMAFDLKELKVNSVPINILTPIPGTPFENNKAVEPLEILKTISIYRFIMPKIHLRYAGGRIKLGNYVKDGLKCGINSALTGNFLTTTGTTIEKDKNMVIELGYKI
- a CDS encoding biotin transporter BioY; translated protein: MKQNILSNSIKIKTKEKEFLKSIFLVLSGVIFLSIMSQLIIPLYFTPVPISLGSLGIILIALLYGRKLGTATVLSYVAAGSLGAPIFAGFKAGSLFSPTGGYILGYIAATVILGFLSDKGIAKSYVKTFLSLLLVSVIILILGALVLMLFVPIKNVFMAGVLPFIPGDMLKAVAATLLFPRLWKFIKKNKN
- a CDS encoding aconitate hydratase; translation: MSMSKNLNSNNMSLTYKILAKNLLKGELKAGNEIAVRVHQTLTQDSTGTMAYLQLNAMNVDKVATEISVAYVDHNMLQSSFENADDHEFIKTSAEKHNIVFSKPGNGICHRLHLERFGKPGKILIGSDSHTPTGGGLGMLAIGAGGLDVAIGMARGLYYLKVPKVYNIELKGKLQPWVSAKDVILYVLKQLTVKGGVGYVMEYTGDGIKSLSVEDRATITNMGAELGATTSIFPSDEYTRTFLEKQSRGEDFTELLPDENAFYDDKLVVNLDELVPLAAFPHSPDNVHEISKYKKLKVDQIAIGSCTNSSYSDFMKLAAILDGKKVHPDVSLVLSPGSSNIMKMISENNALAKFIAAGARLLEAACGPCIGMGQAPKTDGISLRTFNRNFKGRCGTMSAGVYLVSTETAAASAITGYLTDPRELGAEIIVEEPEKFEISDNYFIFPNPNEEEAKREREAVKIVMGPNIKPFPIGEALQDSITRKVILKTGDNITTDDICPSNAALLPFRSNIPKLSEHCFETIIPDFKERAEKNNGGIVVGGENYGQGSSREHAALLPLYLGIKAVIAKSFARIHKANLINSGIIPLEFENAEDYDKIDEYDELQLSDIPNSLINGRFIVKNITKNVEFPAKFNGSERELKILKFGGYLKFATSDEFLS
- a CDS encoding isocitrate/isopropylmalate dehydrogenase family protein, which produces MKKVTLIPGDGIGYEISESLVEIFKAAKVPVEFETENAGTDIYEKTGELIPDSLYESVERNKIAIKGPITTPIGKGFRSINVYLRKKYDLYTNFRPSRNLPGIKTRYENIDLAIFRENTEGIYIGEEKYENDEKTSAIAIKRITKKGSERIVRSAFEYAKNNGISKVTAVHKANILKFTDGMFLEIAREVAKNYEGIELEELIVDNMCMQLVTNPERFKVIVTMNLYGDILSDLVAGLVGGLGVAPGANIGDDIAIFEAVHGSAPDIAGQNKANPLALLLSSLEMLKYLKLNDFAKNIENAILKTLEEGCKTKDLGGNATTTEFTKKIIENLG
- a CDS encoding citrate/2-methylcitrate synthase, producing the protein MKSDFINELGVLFNQNNSISDDIYNRLDVKRGLRNKNGTGVLVGLTKIGSVLGYSVNEEGKKIPAEGKLYYRGISIDELVEQFEEERTFCFEKTMFLLLFGKVPSNFELKMFLSTLKEYRHLPDEFIEDFILRKPSADIMNQLQRAVLCLYTLDENPDDVSLSNLIDQSLNLIAKFPSLLVYCYQACNYKHFNKSLIIHNPVEEYSIAENILHMLRNDSQFTKLESEILDLILVIHAEHGGGNNSTFTSHVISSTRTDTYSSISASIGSLKGPMHGGANSMVTKMIENIKKNTNPYDEIKLKEYLRQIFEGKVFDKTGRIYGMGHAVYTISDPRAEILKKKAYELAKEKNAFEEFELFSNVEKFAKEIGKEIKGGDFEICANVDLYSGFVYKLLNIPQNIFTPLFALSRIASWNAHRMEQILVDKKLIRPAYKAIDEDGNIFL